A genomic stretch from Diachasmimorpha longicaudata isolate KC_UGA_2023 chromosome 2, iyDiaLong2, whole genome shotgun sequence includes:
- the LOC135172872 gene encoding excitatory amino acid transporter 3-like — translation MEVASELSPLSGSDSAKPVERSSYYSQEPSKRPQTRRQRITSCLSHNALTMLTIAGVVGGIVLGICLKGVGKWSAREIMYVNYAGELFLRMLKSLILPLIISSLVSAIGSLDLSLSGKIGARAITYYMVTTVSAVVLGIILVMSIQPGTLSRGEDMKSTEMAKSVNTADTLMDLVRNMFPPNLVQACISQYRTVLTKRANDTEDNNTWGISGEDTSGMNILGLVVFATVLGITLGKMGPDGKPLLNFFEALSSAMMIITNWVIWLSPLGVLFLVTSKVLEMQTFDEVLSQLGMYFLTVIIGLFIHGFFVLPLIFYIFTRKNPFRYVYNMAQAIATAFGTSSSSATLPIAIGCLEERNGIDPRVARFVMPIGATINMDGTALYEAVAAIFIAQVRKVPLSFGQLAAVSITATAASIGAAGIPQAGLVTMVMVLDTVGLPANDVTLIIAIDWLLDRFRTSVNVVGDSLGAGIVNYLSKNELAAMPYHVQSQNGADRHTTSI, via the exons aTGGAAGTTGCATCAGAATT ATCACCACTTTCTGGAAGTGACTCGGCGAAGCCGGTGGAGAGGAGCTCGTACTACTCCCAGGAGCCTAGCAAAAGGCCACAAACTAGACGACAGCGAATCACATCATGCCTGTCTCACAATGCCCTGACGATGCTGACCATCGCCGGAGTCGTTGGAGGAATTGTCCTTGGAATCTGCTTGAAGGGGGTTGGTAAATGGTCGGCCCGGGAAATCATGTACGTCAACTACGCGGGTGAACTATTCCTCAGGATGCTCAAGAGTTTGATTCTACCCCTCATCATCTCGAGTCTTGTCTCAGCCATTGGATCACTCGATCTGTCGTTGAGTGGGAAGATCGGGGCCCGTGCCATTACGTATTACATGGTTACAACAGTCAGTGCAGTCGTTTTGG GCATCATCCTGGTCATGTCAATTCAACCTGGCACGCTATCCAGAGGAGAGGACATGAAGAGCACTGAAATGGCCAAGAGTGTTAACACTGCTGACACCCTTATGGATTTAGTCAGAAATATGTTTCCTCCGAATTTGGTGCAGGCCTGTATCTCGCAATATAGAACTGTACTTACGAAGAGAGCTAATGATACCG AGGACAATAACACGTGGGGCATCAGTGGTGAGGACACCTCAGGAATGAATATATTGGGTCTGGTTGTCTTTGCAACGGTCCTGGGAATTACTCTTGGGAAAATGGGACCAGATGGCAAACCACTGCTCAATTTCTTCGAGGCATTGTCCTCCGCCATGATGATCATCACCAACTGGGTCATCTG GCTATCTCCCCTGGGTGTCCTCTTCTTAGTGACCTCAAAAGTCCTGGAGATGCAGACATTCGACGAAGTATTGAGTCAACTGGGAATGTATTTCCTCACCGTCATAATAGGTCTCTTTATCCACGGATTTTTCGTACTGCCACTCATCTTCTACATCTTCACGAGGAAAAATCCCTTCAGATACGTTTACAATATGGCACAAGCCATTGCCACTGCATTTGGTACATCATCGAGCTCGGCAACACTTCCAATAGCCATTGGATGCCTTGAGGAGAGAAATGGAATCGATCCCAGAGTTGCACGCTTTGTCATGCCAATCGGTGCCACTATCAACATGGATGGTACAGCTCTTTATGAGGCTGTTGCAGCGATTTTCATCGCTCAGGTTCGCAAAGTACCTCTGTCATTTGGACAACTGGCGGCTGTGAG CATCACTGCAACGGCAGCTAGCATTGGCGCTGCTGGCATACCCCAGGCTGGGTTGGTGACGATGGTCATGGTCCTGGACACTGTTGGTCTCCCTGCTAATGATGTCACCCTCATTATTGCCATTGATTGGCTATT GGATCGCTTCAGAACATCGGTGAATGTCGTTGGCGATTCTTTGGGCGCTGGTATCGTCAATTACCTGAGTAAAAATGAACTAGCCGCAATGCCGTACCATGTTCAATCGCAAAACGGTGCCGATCGTCACACAACGTCGATATGA
- the LOC135172878 gene encoding ubiquitin-like-conjugating enzyme ATG10, whose protein sequence is MDGPGTLTWEEFILNAKSLVRVSNEISDSWELRGDEEVPGQAYLCRSVKTFVSSDLAAALGGENRRENLGNLDDVDDPFEAKRVEDSPMCVEHHILWSMSYGVPVLYFNAWISDFPGVNAVTVESIQNLAQQGVGYNELSQAVHPILGTIFLQFHPCLSRELIQNTSKSNNKLISWLSTVAPSALNLKLRGEYFNLTLEESSIS, encoded by the exons ATGGACGGTCCAGGGACATTAACTTGGGAGGAGTTTATCCTAAATGCCAAGAGTTTAGTTCGAGTTTCAAACGAAATTTCGGACAGCTGGGAACTCCGTGGTGACGAG GAAGTACCTGGACAGGCTTATTTATGCAGAAGTGTAAAGACTTTTGTATCGAGCGATTTGGCGGCTGCATTGGGTGGGGAAAATCGGCGAGAGAACCTGGGAAATCTGGATGATGTTGATGATCCATTCGAGGCGAAGAGGGTTGAGGATTCCCCGATGTGCGTAGAGCACCACATATTGTGGTCCATGAGCTATGGGGTTCCGGTGCTCTACTTCAACGCTTGGATATCAG ATTTCCCGGGGGTGAATGCAGTGACAGTCGAATCAATACAAAATCTCGCGCAACAGGGAGTAGGCTACAATGAGCTATCGCAAGCAGTGCATCCAATTCTAGGAACAATATTTCTGCAGTTCCACCCTTGTTTGTCGAGGGAGTTAATTCAGAACACATCAAAAAG TAACAACAAATTGATCAGCTGGCTGAGTACAGTAGCTCCATCAGCCCTAAACTTGAAACTGAGAGGAGAGTACTTCAACCTGACCCTCGAGGAAAGTTCAATCAGTTGA